A region of Kribbella sp. NBC_01245 DNA encodes the following proteins:
- a CDS encoding DeoR/GlpR family DNA-binding transcription regulator, producing the protein MKSAERQRIIVEQVRAASRVSVTDLAEAIGTSEMTIRRDLDLLAAEGIVRRVHGGAVPASPAGVEPPFGARSTASTEAKKAIAAATVDLIHDGETIVLDSGTTALEIARLLRGRLVTVMPLSFHAAQALIDAPRARLILPGGEPRRGELAMVGPLTLASLNALRFDVAVLSPCALSLTAGMTAFDLEDAEVKQQAFAVSDRSIVMADGAKWDRTALAFVCAADRPDVLITDESAPAEQRAALAERGVHVVTTSEEGSTR; encoded by the coding sequence GTGAAGAGTGCCGAACGCCAACGGATCATCGTCGAGCAAGTGCGCGCCGCCAGCCGGGTGAGCGTCACCGACCTGGCCGAGGCGATCGGCACCTCCGAGATGACGATTCGCCGCGACCTGGATCTGCTCGCGGCGGAAGGCATCGTCCGGCGCGTTCACGGCGGCGCCGTACCGGCATCACCGGCCGGCGTCGAGCCGCCGTTCGGCGCCCGCTCGACCGCCTCGACCGAGGCCAAGAAGGCGATCGCGGCCGCGACGGTGGACCTCATCCACGACGGCGAGACCATCGTGCTCGACAGCGGCACGACGGCGCTCGAGATCGCCCGGCTGCTCCGCGGCCGGCTGGTGACGGTCATGCCGCTCTCGTTCCACGCGGCCCAGGCGCTGATCGACGCCCCGAGGGCCCGGCTGATCCTGCCCGGTGGCGAGCCGCGCCGGGGTGAGCTGGCCATGGTCGGTCCGTTGACCCTCGCGTCGCTCAACGCGCTGCGGTTCGACGTCGCCGTACTCAGTCCGTGCGCCCTAAGCCTGACCGCCGGGATGACCGCGTTCGATCTGGAAGACGCCGAGGTCAAGCAGCAGGCCTTCGCCGTTTCGGATCGCTCGATCGTGATGGCCGATGGCGCGAAATGGGACCGTACGGCGCTCGCGTTCGTTTGCGCGGCGGACCGGCCCGACGTACTGATCACTGACGAGTCCGCGCCCGCCGAGCAGCGCGCGGCCCTCGCCGAGCGCGGCGTTCACGTCGTCACGACCTCTGAGGAAGGTAGTACCCGATGA
- a CDS encoding WS/DGAT/MGAT family O-acyltransferase: MSVVGPLDAMFLVGESREHPMHVGGLMVFDLPEGAGRDHLARLYREMVDPGLAVNPMFGRRMRHSLGNLGYWSWQQDDEIDLEYHVRLSALARPGRVRELFELTSRLHGTLLDRHRPLWEMHLIEGVQGRRFAVYSKVHHAMLDGVSALRWMQATLTDDPARRHMPATYALPSRKNDAAQAESLVNAIAKAGGGIGRALTDLAGLTPTGLRGLAHTLRAEHAAVAFQAPKTIFNRPITGARRFAAQSRPIERLSAVRASTGATLNDVMLAMCAGALRNYLLDLNALPDKALTAMVPVSIRGPGDTSEGGNSLATLWCDLATDEPDPERRMRRVSESTKYAKGVLSQLTPLQNLMIGAFGLGSAGLGAVMPGVAGRTPPPYNLVISNVPGPVDETLYWNGARLRGLYPASIVLNGQALNISVTSYDQQLHFGLVGCRRSVPHLQRLLTHLETSLTELERL, encoded by the coding sequence ATGAGTGTGGTTGGGCCGTTGGATGCGATGTTTTTGGTGGGGGAGTCGCGGGAGCATCCGATGCACGTTGGTGGGTTGATGGTGTTCGACCTGCCGGAGGGGGCGGGGCGGGACCACTTGGCGCGGTTGTATCGGGAGATGGTGGATCCGGGGCTGGCGGTGAATCCGATGTTCGGGCGGCGGATGCGGCACAGCCTGGGCAATCTCGGGTATTGGTCGTGGCAGCAGGATGACGAGATCGATCTGGAGTACCACGTCCGGCTGTCGGCGCTGGCGCGTCCCGGCCGGGTGCGGGAGTTGTTCGAGCTGACGTCCCGGTTGCATGGGACCTTGCTCGATCGGCATCGGCCGTTGTGGGAGATGCACCTGATCGAAGGCGTGCAGGGACGGCGGTTCGCGGTCTACAGCAAGGTCCACCACGCCATGCTCGACGGCGTCAGCGCCCTTCGCTGGATGCAGGCGACGCTGACCGATGACCCTGCTCGCCGGCACATGCCCGCCACGTACGCGTTGCCCTCCCGTAAGAACGACGCGGCGCAAGCAGAAAGCCTGGTCAACGCCATCGCGAAGGCTGGTGGCGGTATCGGCCGGGCGTTGACCGATCTCGCCGGGCTAACGCCGACCGGCCTGCGCGGGTTGGCGCACACACTGCGAGCGGAACATGCGGCCGTCGCGTTCCAGGCACCGAAGACGATCTTCAACCGGCCGATCACCGGTGCCCGGCGATTCGCCGCACAGTCTCGGCCGATCGAGCGGCTCTCCGCCGTACGTGCGAGCACCGGCGCCACCCTCAACGACGTCATGCTCGCCATGTGCGCAGGGGCCCTGCGCAACTATCTGCTCGACCTCAATGCCCTTCCGGATAAGGCGTTGACGGCGATGGTGCCGGTCTCGATACGTGGTCCCGGCGACACGTCGGAGGGCGGGAACTCGCTGGCCACCCTGTGGTGTGACCTGGCCACCGACGAGCCCGACCCGGAACGGCGGATGCGCCGCGTCAGCGAGTCGACCAAGTACGCGAAGGGTGTGCTGTCACAGCTCACACCCCTTCAAAACTTGATGATCGGCGCCTTCGGCCTGGGTTCGGCGGGCCTCGGCGCGGTCATGCCCGGAGTGGCGGGACGGACTCCTCCGCCGTACAACCTGGTGATCTCGAACGTGCCCGGTCCGGTCGACGAAACCCTTTACTGGAACGGCGCTCGCCTCCGCGGGCTGTACCCGGCGTCGATCGTGCTGAATGGCCAAGCCCTCAACATCAGCGTGACCAGCTACGACCAGCAGTTGCACTTCGGCCTGGTCGGCTGCCGCCGGAGCGTCCCGCATCTCCAACGACTGCTGACACATCTCGAAACTTCGCTGACCGAGCTCGAACGGCTTTAG
- a CDS encoding IS110 family transposase: MLGVQVLHEWGRRPLMCAEYDGRQVVGIDLHRRRSVIARQSESGESLGWVRIVNDREVLREQIGLAGPVPRVVVEATYGWYWAVDELRAAGAEVYLAHPLGVKGFRYRRVKNDVRDAFDLADLLRMGRLPQAWIAPPPVREVRELVRYRAKLVKVRSGLKAQVHAVLAKNGLGARVSDLFGVAGREWLAGCRLPAAYAVRVGSLLDLIDHLDREEARFAALIAARLAGDEGYRVIQQLPGVGPTFAAVFVVEIGDVHRFANAAALASWAGLTPRHRESDTTVHRGHISKQGSRLVRWAAVEAVQHATVAKIAADRHRIEQRRGTNIAKVAAARKLLTLVYYGLRDHEIRALARCQDPV, encoded by the coding sequence ATGCTCGGTGTGCAGGTTTTGCACGAGTGGGGAAGGAGGCCCCTTATGTGTGCAGAGTACGACGGTCGGCAGGTTGTGGGTATTGATCTGCATCGGCGGCGTTCGGTGATTGCTCGTCAGTCTGAGTCTGGTGAGTCGTTGGGGTGGGTCCGGATTGTGAATGACCGTGAGGTGTTGCGCGAGCAGATCGGGTTGGCGGGTCCGGTGCCGCGGGTCGTGGTCGAGGCCACGTATGGCTGGTACTGGGCGGTGGACGAGCTGCGGGCGGCGGGTGCGGAGGTGTATTTGGCGCATCCGCTGGGGGTGAAAGGGTTCAGGTACCGGCGGGTGAAAAACGATGTCCGGGACGCGTTCGATCTGGCGGATTTGTTGCGGATGGGGCGGTTGCCGCAGGCGTGGATCGCGCCGCCGCCGGTGCGGGAGGTGCGGGAGCTGGTGCGGTATCGGGCCAAGCTGGTGAAGGTCCGGTCGGGGTTGAAGGCGCAGGTTCATGCGGTGCTGGCCAAGAATGGTCTCGGGGCGAGGGTGAGTGACCTGTTCGGTGTCGCCGGGCGCGAATGGCTGGCGGGGTGCCGGTTGCCGGCGGCGTATGCGGTCCGGGTCGGGTCGCTGCTGGATCTGATCGATCATCTTGATCGGGAAGAGGCCCGGTTCGCGGCGTTGATTGCGGCCCGGCTGGCCGGTGATGAGGGGTATCGGGTGATTCAGCAGTTGCCTGGTGTCGGGCCGACGTTCGCGGCCGTGTTCGTGGTCGAGATCGGTGATGTGCACCGGTTCGCCAACGCCGCCGCGCTGGCCAGCTGGGCAGGGTTGACCCCGCGGCATCGTGAGTCCGACACGACCGTTCACCGCGGTCACATCAGCAAGCAGGGCTCCCGGCTGGTGCGGTGGGCAGCGGTGGAGGCCGTGCAGCACGCCACCGTGGCCAAGATCGCTGCCGACCGGCACCGCATCGAGCAACGCCGCGGTACCAACATCGCCAAGGTCGCCGCGGCCCGCAAACTACTCACCCTGGTCTATTACGGGCTGCGCGACCACGAGATCCGTGCGCTGGCCCGCTGCCAGGACCCGGTATGA
- a CDS encoding VOC family protein has product MRLDHLSYAAGPDGVHATVERLSALLGAEFVDGGIHPRFGTVNFVLPLENDRYIEVVDVLDHPASDKAPFGHAVRARKEMGGGWLGWVVCVRDMARMEQRLGREAVPGNRHRPDGVNITWRQIGVKGLMADPQLPFFIKWDDEGQHPSIGGKDIRLNALEIAGDPARVTEWIGHPADHLLDDLDVAWVGPNGQPGLVAAVFQTPTGIVRL; this is encoded by the coding sequence ATGCGACTTGATCATCTCTCGTACGCCGCCGGACCCGACGGTGTCCATGCCACGGTCGAGCGCCTGTCCGCCTTGCTCGGCGCCGAGTTCGTCGACGGCGGTATCCACCCGCGATTCGGCACGGTCAACTTCGTGCTGCCGCTGGAGAACGACCGGTACATCGAGGTCGTCGACGTGCTCGACCACCCCGCCTCCGACAAGGCGCCGTTCGGCCACGCCGTGCGCGCCCGCAAGGAGATGGGCGGCGGCTGGCTCGGCTGGGTCGTCTGCGTCCGCGACATGGCCCGGATGGAGCAGCGCCTCGGCCGCGAGGCCGTACCGGGTAACCGGCATCGTCCGGATGGCGTGAACATCACCTGGCGGCAGATCGGCGTCAAGGGTCTGATGGCCGACCCGCAACTGCCGTTCTTCATCAAGTGGGACGACGAAGGCCAGCACCCGTCGATCGGCGGCAAGGACATCCGGCTGAACGCGCTCGAGATCGCCGGCGATCCGGCCCGCGTGACCGAGTGGATCGGACATCCGGCTGACCATCTGCTGGACGACCTGGACGTGGCGTGGGTCGGGCCGAACGGCCAGCCTGGGCTCGTGGCCGCCGTGTTCCAGACGCCTACGGGAATCGTTCGCCTCTGA
- a CDS encoding MFS transporter, giving the protein MTAAPPAIATTERPVAARVATWVFFGLNGFAVGLWVVHIPNVEHATGITHSTLGLLLLILGGAAFLGMQVAGPLNDRFGQRRLVPAAGVLMGLSLFGPGLADSWWTLGLALAVFGFSNGSLDVGMNAQAVVVERAYPRPIMAAFHAMWSIGGAIAAVIGAAALRTGVPTAVSLSLCGTLSVVVSLIAARYLIEPAHPDALPEEDEPARSAPPARLVWLLGGLAFALMLAEGVANDWAALQFKDVLGTSTSTAAFAYGSFAVAMTIGRFATDRVAALVGPVAIIRYGAALAAFGLTIVVVSPYVPLALIGWALFGLGLAGGVPQLFTAAGNLDTRASGALMARVVGLGYVGLLAGPALIGGLAHWMPLNIAFILPIVLCAITVFFASAIAPRVAEGN; this is encoded by the coding sequence ATGACGGCTGCACCGCCAGCTATCGCGACGACCGAACGGCCGGTGGCGGCGCGGGTCGCGACTTGGGTGTTCTTCGGCTTGAACGGGTTCGCCGTCGGCCTGTGGGTCGTGCACATCCCGAACGTCGAGCACGCAACCGGTATCACGCACAGCACGCTCGGGCTCTTGCTGCTGATCCTGGGTGGTGCCGCCTTCCTGGGGATGCAGGTGGCCGGGCCGCTCAACGACCGCTTTGGCCAACGCCGGTTGGTCCCGGCAGCTGGGGTGTTGATGGGGTTGTCGCTCTTCGGCCCGGGGCTCGCGGATTCGTGGTGGACGCTCGGCCTCGCGCTGGCGGTGTTCGGCTTCAGTAACGGCTCGCTCGATGTCGGGATGAACGCGCAGGCAGTCGTGGTCGAACGGGCCTATCCCCGGCCGATCATGGCCGCATTCCACGCGATGTGGTCGATCGGTGGAGCCATCGCGGCCGTGATCGGAGCCGCCGCGCTCCGGACCGGCGTACCGACAGCCGTCTCGCTCAGTCTGTGCGGGACGCTCAGCGTGGTGGTGTCGTTGATCGCCGCCCGCTACCTCATCGAGCCCGCCCATCCCGACGCGCTCCCCGAAGAGGATGAGCCCGCGCGGTCCGCTCCCCCGGCGCGACTGGTCTGGCTGCTCGGCGGGCTGGCCTTCGCGCTGATGCTGGCGGAAGGCGTCGCGAACGACTGGGCCGCCTTGCAGTTCAAGGACGTTCTCGGTACCTCGACCAGCACGGCCGCCTTCGCGTACGGGTCGTTCGCCGTCGCGATGACGATCGGCCGGTTCGCCACCGACCGCGTGGCGGCGCTGGTCGGCCCGGTCGCGATCATCCGGTACGGCGCGGCGCTCGCGGCTTTCGGTCTGACCATCGTGGTGGTCTCGCCGTACGTGCCACTCGCGTTGATCGGCTGGGCGCTGTTCGGGCTTGGCCTCGCGGGCGGCGTACCGCAGCTCTTCACCGCCGCGGGGAATCTCGATACGCGGGCGTCGGGCGCATTGATGGCGCGAGTCGTCGGTCTCGGGTATGTCGGGTTGCTCGCCGGCCCGGCGCTGATCGGTGGGCTGGCGCACTGGATGCCGTTGAACATCGCCTTCATCCTGCCGATCGTGCTCTGCGCCATCACCGTCTTCTTCGCTTCGGCCATTGCCCCACGTGTTGCCGAAGGCAACTAA